A stretch of the Nicotiana tabacum cultivar K326 chromosome 6, ASM71507v2, whole genome shotgun sequence genome encodes the following:
- the LOC107813148 gene encoding RING-H2 finger protein ATL77-like, with amino-acid sequence MVMEIVVSVVLLLVGIAVLVFIHVCIVGRAFRSRNGINGAIFNPRNLNKSMSQEDIKKLPCFDYKVEIKGSGSPVDCAVCLENFKVGEKCRILPKCNHSFHAQCIDSWLQKTAACPICRASAKSPLKTEEENNNSSEVGIEMT; translated from the coding sequence ATGGTAATGGAAATTGTGGTATCCGTAGTGTTGCTGTTGGTGGGAATAGCTGTTTTAGTATTcattcatgtttgtattgttggaAGAGCATTCAGGAGCAGAAATGGTATAAATGGTGCCATTTTTAATCCAAGAAATCTGAACAAAAGTATGTCACAGGAAGATATCAAGAAACTGCCTTGTTTTGATTACAAAGTGGAAATAAAAGGAAGTGGTAGCCCTGTGGATTGTGCTGTGTGTTTGGAGAATTTTAAAGTTGGTGAAAAGTGTAGGATTTTACCTAAGTGTAACCATAGTTTTCATGCTCAATGCATTGATTCATGGCTACAGAAAACAGCTGCTTGTCCAATTTGCAGAGCCAGTGCTAAATCACCATTGAAAACAGAGGAAGAAAACAACAATTCTAGTGAAGTTGGAATTGAAATGACTTAA